From Rutidosis leptorrhynchoides isolate AG116_Rl617_1_P2 chromosome 3, CSIRO_AGI_Rlap_v1, whole genome shotgun sequence, a single genomic window includes:
- the LOC139900311 gene encoding putative RING-H2 finger protein ATL53, protein MEKFLEQPCTTISDHYINCHDLPPVLPQPPPPPPSNNSPSLFLIVMFGGLALSFSFVCYLTLSTIYRRRQINNDHIDATHDDFINEGLGPIIHNPIWLINTTGLDQSQIESICVFKYKKEEGLNSDCSVCLSEFEDDESLKLLPKCSHAFHVSCIDTWLRSHKNCPLCRALVFKNDHETVETNLIEANTSEGTQGFDSENIDHDHDHDHVVEVENNEKVVTKSTSSGARVQSDFADGHHVRKLELVALRRAVSMGEPLSSVVYDQFAVNVGHERHSSSSSSRLVESKMARNKSKSGHKSSMNIHRVMKSSSLRKSLRKASYSFTKRSRSSNGKSSANRSY, encoded by the coding sequence ATGGAAAAGTTCTTGGAACAACCTTGTACAACTATTTCTGATCATTATATTAACTGCCATGATCTGCCACCAGTACTTCCACagccaccaccaccgccaccatcTAATAATTCGCCCTCACTGTTTTTGATCGTCATGTTCGGTGGCCTTGCACTTTCTTTTTCTTTCGTTTGTTATCTCACACTATCTACAATATATCGAAGGCGTCAAATAAACAACGATCATATAGATGCAACTCATGATGATTTTATCAATGAGGGTCTTGGTCCAATCATACACAATCCCATTTGGTTGATTAACACAACAGGTCTTGACCAATCACAAATCGAATCTATTTGTGTTTTCAAGTATAAAAAAGAAGAAGGGTTGAATAGTGATTGTTCGGTTTGTTTGAGTGAGTTTGAAGATGATGAAAGTCTTAAGCTTTTGCCTAAATGTAGTCATGCTTTTCATGTTTCTTGTATTGATACTTGGCTAAGGTCTCATAAGAATTGTCCGTTGTGTCGAGCTTTAGTATTCAAAAATGATCATGAAACGGTTGAAACGAATTTGATTGAAGCGAACACAAGTGAAGGAACACAAGGCTTCGATTCTGAAAATATCgatcatgatcatgatcatgatcatgtGGTTGAAGTTGAAAATAATGAAAAAGTAGTAACAAAAAGTACTAGTAGTGGGGCTAGGGTGCAAAGTGACTTTGCTGATGGACATCATGTGCGAAAACTAGAACTTGTAGCCTTGAGGAGAGCGGTTTCAATGGGCGAGCCTTTAAGTTCGGTTGTTTATGATCAGTTTGCCGTTAACGTTGGTCACGAAAGGCATTCGAGTAGTAGTAGTAGTCGATTGGTAGAGTCAAAGATGGCACGTAACAAGTCGAAAAGTGGACATAAGTCTAGTATGAACATACATCGAGTGATGAAGAGTTCTTCGCTTAGGAAGTCTTTACGAAAGGCTAGTTATAGTTTCACAAAACGATCTAGATCGTCTAATGGCAAAAGTTCTGCTAATCGATCTTATTAA